DNA from Triplophysa dalaica isolate WHDGS20190420 chromosome 21, ASM1584641v1, whole genome shotgun sequence:
ttacagtgtggtgtTTATCTACAGGAAAAGGGAAGTGCTTCATCTGTGAAGCATCTGGCCAGCTGTTGCTAGAGATCCACATCAGACCGCAAGCCATTCGAGGAGACTTTAGGCTTTTTAGATTTAGGTCAGCCCACCCTCAACATCCCCTTATTTGCCCTTCAACCTTCAATCCACCCTTTCTCAGTCGTCCGTAGAGTATCGGTTCTTAATGTTTGAAATTCTGTTTGAAAATCTTCAGAGAATTAAGTTGATTTGAACAAGCTGTCAATCATGTGAATCGGTCACTCATAGCATTTGACAGGGTCTGACAGATCACGTATAGTAGCAACATTTTATGTTGCATTTTctgtaatatataaatgttccCGTTAACTCCAAACCTGTCCAGCGCTGTGCCTCTTGTTTGAGAGCGTTTGGCACAAAATTGTCCTGCATTCTTAAGCCTGGAACTAAACCAGTTTAAGTCGGAGGCTTTATGAACAGGGCTGTCCTTGAAGACATTTTATAACAAGCAGGAAGTAGTTCTCAAGAATTGGCAAAGAGAATTTACAACACCCCTCTATTAAAACCACATGAATTTCAGtaattataacaattaaaacatattaatttaaacaaacacgTGGTCGCATGTGAAATATGTGGTTTTGAAACGTGTTTATGTGAATCCCATGTGAAACCAAGAAGACCATATGTGAAACAAATGGTAACATGTTGTCCACATGTGATCATATGTGGACacgcaaaaatgtaaaatatgtgtatatatataattataaaatagtattttacaAATCGTATAAGCAATACACCCAAAATATGGATACTACACTTAATTGTAccttaaaagaatagttcaccttcaaaattagaattctgtctttatttacacaccctctttcCAATTCAAACCTCTATGAGTTTCtgtcttctacagaacacaaaagaagatattttggtgACAGAAACCTGACAGtcctcattgacttgcattggttttgtttccatacaataaaaattaatagggaccaatgatttttggttaccaacatttttcaaaatatcttcttttgtgttttgcagaagacagATCATCacagaggtttaaaatgacaacggGTAGAGTAAATGAAGTCAAAATTTTCAGTCTGAAATTTTCAATATTCCTCTAAACCACCGTTACTCACAGTGAGTCGGTAACGTCCAATTTTTTATGACGTCTCTAGAATAGTGAGGTTAGATGTTCTCAGCTGTTAGtgattacagtaatccaccgtGAGACATTGGTCTGTTTCCCTCTCTCCACATGGGTTCAGACAGGCACAATGAATGGTTGGGATTGAAATTATAGGGCAGAACCTGTATTTTACAGCTAACAATTACTTGTGGGTACTTGAAGCAGGTAATATGCAGATTGTTCTTGTTGTCACAAAGAGAGTGCTAATAGATTATATTCAAACAATGTCCTGTTGTCTTGCTACAGATGGCTCATAAAAGAGTtttattgtacagtataaatgAAATCTGAACAGACCTCCACACATGAAAACCAGTCAGAGGACAGATGCCTGATCTGGTTCGACAGATTCATAAGCATGTCAGAGAAGCTTTGGTTGACCTTAGGGACATCAACTTTAAACAGTGCCTCAAGCCTTGATCCTTCAACTGCCTTTTGATAGCAATTTCCTACAATAACAATAAGAATAGATTTCATGGTGATTTTTCACTTTACTGTATTTCATGTAAGTATCAAAACAACCGTGTCACTTTTTGCCTTCTGTTGTAATGTAAGGATGTGTGTCTCTTTATTGTGTGCAGTgcagattttttgggggggtgttGAATTTTCCCTTGACAGCAAAAGTGCAAAGTCACTCACAGTTAAGCACGTACCTCCCCAATTCCCTGTCGTTCCTCCCTCTGTTTTCTACCCATTTTCTCTTTTAAGTCTGTTTTACTTCCaggaaaaacacacatgcacacacacacaagtaaaaatgtattttgtagatGTAGTAGATACAGATTCTTGAGAAATATCCATGCATTCATgcttttagtatttttatttaaaaaaatgaacattattgtgtttgtgaatgtaggaaatacacatacatttctttttatttctatttaaatgtctttgagAATATTTTCTGCAATACACGGATGACTCTGAACTCTACCAGAACTTtctcctttaaaacaaaattccTTATTTCCATAAACCTCCAAGTAGCTTTATGGTAATAGAGAGCCCTCTAGTGGCCACAAGAATGACGACAGCTGATCAAGGTCACAGGCAAAACTTCTCAACACATATTATTGATTCTTTTTGTTGTAGACACCAACATGGTAGAAGTGCCACCACATGTCATCAATGTCATCTTGCCGGACCAGAGATATCACTTCCTGCAACAGCTCGGCTACATCCTGGCCACTCTCCTCCTTTTGGCCCTGTCAATACTGGGTATCATTCTACTCACACGTCGCCGAAAAAGACAAGGTATTTTTTTATCCTTCATTTGCTCCCTATTCGTctactttttctttttggttaaaatgtatAGTTATGTTATATGTAATATTATTGATTGTATTGTACACAGGCTTCAATTTCAGCTCATTAATTCAGAgcctatttattttacatagaaTGTTCATGAAAGTGTCTTCAAACCACATGTTTGCAATGTGTGACATTGTGTCCTCAGATATTATTTTTCTCTTACTTTCTTTCATGGCACATTTGGTTCAAATTTAGGCCAAGAGTTTGATCCACGGAAAGTTGAAAGCCAAACTCTGCCTACGGTGAAGTATGTGTGAGTATCCAACGCTGTTTAACCACTTCATCTATAAACCTTCAAGCACAGCTGTCATTCATAAAGCATGAACTATCTATGTGTCTTGTGACTACTGTAGGAGCCAAGCATCGTGTGTTCAAAAGGAATGTGTCCAAGAGATGAAGTTAAGGAACCAGGAAGAAACAAAGTTGGGTGAGTTTACTTCACATTTCCTTTGATAATGCAACAGCACCAGTGAAAGGCTCGGACAGACCTATTTCTGTTCTATCTCCTCAGACTACAAGAACAATCTTCTGAAAGAAGCAGAAATGTCCAAACCGTGTCCCGCAAAAGCTGTTGATCTAGACAGAGGTAGGCCCTTCTGAATCATTGGCTATTCACAATGTCAATGTTTGGGATTGACTGTTATGCATGCTTAAAGGTTTGACTTGGTTTGTGTGGTTTGTGTGAATGTAGCAGTTTACTTGAGGAGTTTTTTACTTCTCTACTTATCTTTCtcctatatttttttctgcagacaTAGAAAAGCCATCTTGGAAATAATAAGCCCTTTGTCTCTGGCTGGTCCAGGGTCCAAGTTGAAAAAAGGAGAATGGACGATGGGTGAAAGTTTGGGAAGAGAGAAATGATAGACAAACATGGTTGAACAATTCCttactttttccttttttgttgaCTCACCTTATAAACATTGACAGCAGTATACAACAGAGTCAAAATTTCGGACAGATGTCATTACATTCAACTAGTGTATCTCATTTACATGTCTTTAGTTGGTTATAGAAACTTATTAAAGTTAAATATTCTGGTGCATTTTGCCTTTTGTTTACATATGTGTATTGTTATGCGTCCTCCCACAGTATCCTAGACttcaataatgtttttaatattttgatgtaattaCTAACTTTTTACCACTAAAAAGCTACTTTCCTTTTTTTATCAAAAGGAAACCCTCTGCTATCATGCTTCATGTTTACTTTTCTGATGACGAACTGCCTTTGTCACTGTTTATTTGTAACTTCTAGCAgtaactgtaaatgtatttgcttgTATTCATACAGCTCTAGGCTAACAGACAGGTCAGCTTTGAGGAAACCATTGTAATAGACTGATGCGACGGCATCAAGATAGATATAAAACTGTTGTTGTGTAGCtctgtgtattatttttatacatggAAGCAGCATTTGTGGGTTTTTCTgtagttttctttaaatcattgttattaTGTAATATGTACAGCTATGCCTTATTCGATTTTAAGGTATTGGAAACAAAGCTAGTGCCCATTGTGTAAAAAATGTGACATCTGCtcttattattttctttaaagggatactccacccaaaaaggaaaatgtatttactcaccctcaagttgttagaaacctatatacatttcttggttctgttGAAACAGAGCCATTTCTGGGAAATCAGTGACTaccttattttttttgttcctacgaaccaaaatgagatatttagtagaatgttggaaagcaaaccgttTCAGGGTACATTTTAATTGTacctactacggtagtcaatgatgtcccagaaatttCTGTTGCTAAcgttttcttccaaatatcttaacagaacaaagaaacttatacagggtgagtaaatgatgacagaattttcatctttgggtggaGTCTTCCTTTAATATTGTCTTAGTATGACAATGATTCTCAGGCTAAGACAAAACATGTTGGCTAGACCATAGACTGCATTATTATGATACTGTACATAATGGATTCTCAATTAACATCATCCTTAACCATTTTTAATATTGATGATCAAATTTTCCAGACCGCTGCTGATGTTTTCTCATTAAAGCGGAATCAAATAAATCTTTGAACTTTCTCTGAATTATAATCTGCATGATAAAACACCACAGACCTACAAATGAAGTGAAATGTAGAAAAAAGCACACAATAAACATCCAATGATGTGTTAATATTAAAAGATTTCTAGGAATATTATCACAAAACCCAACACAGAACGGAAACTACTttctttttcattgtttttgttaaacaatacactgtaaaaaaaatctgtacctTAACAGTTAAATGACTGTATATTTTAACAGACATTTTCCATACTACATGTTTTACGGgagtttttacatattttaacagAAATGTTCCGTACTACATGTTTTACGGGTGTATTTCGGTTTATATACATTTGGACAAGTTCTGCAGTTACattcactttttacattttctcctTTTAACTGTAAGAACTCATTTCTTTTACTCATTTCAGTTCATTCGGTTTGATTCGGTTTAAACAAGGAAAAGTCCACGCTGACGTTGTTGGCAGTAAAATTAGTTGGAAAGGTccttacaaaaatgtaactCATTTTACTAATGGAAATTCTATGAGGTTGGGTTTTACAGCAAGGCCTGGTACGTGACTAAATGCGGATCTGAAAATCTGAAATtgatattgcattttttatagTTCACCTTCAACCTATCAAATCAAACCTGTAAAAccttcttctgcataacaccaaagcagatattttgaagaacataacCAAACGACCTACTATCCTCTACTGaatggacaaacaatattttttcataagcATACTGTTAGTCCAGTCTAAAGACTGGCTCTCATCCCAATGTCATTTTCTTGAATGCTAAACAAAGGATGCACTCTCATGCAAACAGCCACGTCTGGTTATGTAAGGAAAACTAAAACTGAATGTTTTGAATGGTTCCTTCATTTGAATGGTATTTGCTTTTGCAAAATGATGAATAACCTTGCACAATAGGTTAAACCTTAGTGATGATATCATGTCTCGATCTTAACGTGACATCTGGTTTGGTAAGAGTCACTCAGACTCTGACCATGGAGAAATTTGTCCTTCTTGTGGGTCTGCTGCTGTTGCTCCATACATCTGCCCATAACGTACCCGGATCAGTTAAGGAATTCATACATGTGGAGACTAATTTGACATGGTATGATGCACAAACATATTGCGGAAAATTTCTAGGAAATCTCTTCACGGTTTCAAATAAGAATGATCTGAAGAATTTGACCGGCTTTGCTAAAAATCTCTCTTGGATTGGACTTCTCAAGGGAAAGCAATTCTGGAAATGGGTGGACGGATCGACGGCCAATTATTTCAACTGGTATAAACTTGGGGACTGTGCCTCAATAAGAAGTGATGGATATTGGCACAACAGGTCATGTGGTGATGAGTTACCCTTTGTGTGTGGGACATTTCCAATGTGGGACTTTAATAGGACAAAATTGTCTTGGCATGAGGCAGACAATTTATTTAAGGGAAAAACTGAAACCCTCGCAATTTTACATGATAAGCGAGAAAATGGAAATATCACCGGTGTGCTCGAAGGGAATGAAGCCTGGATAGGGTTATACAAAGCTTCTCAAAACCAATGGTCTTGGATAAACAACCAGACTCCCCTCACATACTCCAACTGGTTCACAAACTTTTTGTGTGCAGTGATGGATTGCAACGGCTTCTGGCACGACACCTCTTGCTTTGAGGAGAACCCATTCATCTGCATTGATCAAATCAACGGTAATCTCACAAACACGCTGGTCAGTGAGAGGAAAACCTGGAAAGAAGCTCAGAGCCACTGTGAGAGGATGAACATGAAGCTGGCCATGTTGAAAACCAAAGAAGATATCACTCCACAATTGAATCAAATCTGTCAGTCAGTGGACAGTCAGTACCTTTGGATCGGGTTATACAATGACCCGTGGTTTTGGAGTGCTGGATGGGGTTCAGATGTTAGAAACTGGAACAGCATGCAACCTGATGGTAAAGATTTTGGCAATGAATCCATACCACGTTGTGCAGCTGTTCAAGACGGTGAATGGTTTGCTATGGAGTGTCACGATAACCTTCCCTTCTTTTGTTCGGCCATAGTACGCTCCATAATCCTGCTGTCGGAACACAAATCATGGGAAGAGGCGTTGAATCACTGTAGAGACAAGTATGTGGATTTGGCCAGTCTGGGATCAGAAGCTGAACAAAAGGTTGCTGTTCGGAAAATTGAAGATGTTCAGAGTGTTTATGTGTGGACTGGACTACGTTTTTTGGCAGGTTCTTGGTTCTGGGTGTATGGGGATGGTTTAAGGTATGAGAACTGGTTAGACGGTAAACAGCCACAGTGTCCAAATGTCACACGTCGCTGTGGTGCTCTCGCTGTAGCGACGGGGAAGTGGGAGCCCAGATCATGTGAGGAAAAACTGGAGTTTCTCTGTTTccagaaatgaaatgttttctttgtttttctagaTAGAGACAGAATCAAAATGGAAACAATTAACCATTTTATTAATGAAAGTTGTGTGCAAAAGTTAATCTCTCTGTGGTTATCTGGAGGgctatttacataaaacaaatgctaaACATAGATTTTTGGGTAGATTGATGTTTTGCCTTTAGtcagaaaatattatatatctgtaaaataaatgctaCTTTAGAACATTgcattaattttttatttactttttactttgCATTCTGATCATGTTTTAGATGTTCATGTTACACATTTCTTCTGGATATTTCTAAAAGAGATTTGGCTAATTGGGATATAGAAATGTCAATAAAAGATGGAACTTGATTAAGTGAGTGAGTTATTGAAAAAGAGCAGTCAATGCGCAAACTAGAGCTATAACTTCCCCAATGACCATTCAACTCTAACATCTACGCAATTCTACAACAACCTTTTGGAATAGTTGAAACTGATATGTTTGATCAAAATTACATAATGAACttcacatatttatttgattttatctACTATGTGTATATTATCATAGTACAAATTTTGTAAGTGTATTGATTCATGGACTAAGCTACAAGGTCAGGAGAATTTCCATTGCAAATACAGAGTAGCCAGACAGACATCAATACCCTTAATATCCTTTCTCGGTTGAAAACTGATGAGGGTCACAGGTGGGTCACTCCTATGGATAAACAATCTGTTGACAAACTGTATATGTGTGCAGTCAAATCTGTTTCAGTGGACCGCAAGACTGAATAACAACCGCCACTAGCCATCTCAGAAGAGTCAACTTccagatttaaaaaactggcatGGAAATTTTAGAAATGAAAATAGAATGAGCATAGCTGTGAAATACTGCTCTTATCTTTTGATAATACCACTATCCACATGCAGCTTTATGAAACCAGGGGGTTAAACTCACCAGCTGAATCATTAAGTACACATGGTGGAATtaatgcaaaaaacaacaataaaacacatgttaaGATGTAGACTGCAAACTAAACTCCCTATTCAAATgatctctctccctttcttaACTCTCTTGACATAGGCAAAACAGTTTCCAACTAATTTAATTATTCTTTCCATCACTATCAACAGAAAAAGTATAATCCTCACTTTTTTAAGGTTTTagatcaaaatgttaaattgttaCATTTCTAAATTGCTtggaataaaagcgtctgctaaatgaatacataTAAACTGGACCTATTCTACTGCCTATATACTTGGTGATCAATTTGACATGACGGTCACTTAACATTGAGgatttaattttgggtgaactgttactgtaatagctttcctgtagttcagtgtttagagcattgcgttaacagggtttgatcccaggggattgcagatacctaagtaaaaatgtataggatactgcaatgtaaatcgctttggataaaagcgtccgccaaatgcataaatgtaatgtaaatgtagagcatggcgttaacatgggcaaggtcatgggttctaGCCCAGGGATTACACATGATTCGATGAAAAagtttagtaaaatattaagAGTACAATAATACAATGTCGCTTTGGGTAAATGCGTAAATGTTATAATGCTTTCATGCGTAATTTTTGTGTTATGAAGAGTAACTAACTTCTTTCTACCACACGATGGCAGCACATCGCATATAAATGGCTGGCAAAACCAGCCGACACAAAAACTTTC
Protein-coding regions in this window:
- the LOC130410566 gene encoding macrophage mannose receptor 1-like, whose translation is MISCLDLNVTSGLVRVTQTLTMEKFVLLVGLLLLLHTSAHNVPGSVKEFIHVETNLTWYDAQTYCGKFLGNLFTVSNKNDLKNLTGFAKNLSWIGLLKGKQFWKWVDGSTANYFNWYKLGDCASIRSDGYWHNRSCGDELPFVCGTFPMWDFNRTKLSWHEADNLFKGKTETLAILHDKRENGNITGVLEGNEAWIGLYKASQNQWSWINNQTPLTYSNWFTNFLCAVMDCNGFWHDTSCFEENPFICIDQINGNLTNTLVSERKTWKEAQSHCERMNMKLAMLKTKEDITPQLNQICQSVDSQYLWIGLYNDPWFWSAGWGSDVRNWNSMQPDGKDFGNESIPRCAAVQDGEWFAMECHDNLPFFCSAIVRSIILLSEHKSWEEALNHCRDKYVDLASLGSEAEQKVAVRKIEDVQSVYVWTGLRFLAGSWFWVYGDGLRYENWLDGKQPQCPNVTRRCGALAVATGKWEPRSCEEKLEFLCFQK